The following coding sequences are from one Microbacterium sp. SORGH_AS_0969 window:
- a CDS encoding FdhF/YdeP family oxidoreductase has product MGESFGLMTEKPRQGGLGPAVTGDWSSTGEYEHPAAGWGAALTVGKVLLEQRQPIAGTRAMFTMNHPKSGFDCPGCAWPDDKGVALDICENGIKHVTWEMTHKRVGKEFFAEHSVTELSQWTDFALEDAGRLVGPMVYDAASDHYVPISWNDAFRLIAEQITALDSPDQAAFYTSGRLSNEASFLYQLFARELGTNNLPDCSNMCHEGSGRGLTASLATPKGTADLEDWETCDALFVLGVNAASNAPRMLTSLAEAIDRGAQVVHVNTLREVAGTRTIVPHEIVDMATFHSTPTSTMNLQVRPGGDLALVRGMAKVVFEASETDPSALDQAFLDQYTTGLDEYRALVEATPWDQLVEQAGLTEAEIRGAADVYLSADRTVISWCLGVSQHQHGVDTVREIVNLLLLRGNVGRKGTGPSPVRGHSNVQGNRTCGINHKPTEQWLAKLDEVCGITSPREPGLDTVHTVAALHRGDLKVFVGMGGNFVRAAPDTKLTAEGMGRCELTVHVSTKLNRSHLTHGKQALILPCLGRTERDVQEAGPQSISTEDAMSSVMLSLGSRKPASPHLLSEPEIIARIARATMPHSATPWEWYVGDYDRIRDTMAKVLPGFEGFNELVRQQYGFRIPQPARERDFRTPSGKAEFSDAELPNVIPEEADVLVLQTMRSHDQWNTTIYSADDRYRGVRNIRELVFMHRRDMKDRGIAEGDLVDIVATSRDGSVRSVTGFRALEYDTPRGSAAGYFPELNVLLGPDDYSRQSDQPLMKDIRVRIAKTAS; this is encoded by the coding sequence ATGGGTGAATCGTTCGGCCTGATGACCGAGAAGCCCCGCCAGGGCGGCCTCGGACCGGCCGTGACGGGCGACTGGTCGAGCACCGGCGAGTACGAGCACCCCGCCGCCGGGTGGGGCGCCGCGCTCACCGTCGGCAAGGTGCTGCTCGAACAACGCCAGCCGATCGCGGGCACCAGGGCGATGTTCACGATGAACCACCCGAAGAGCGGTTTCGACTGCCCCGGGTGCGCGTGGCCCGACGACAAGGGTGTCGCGCTCGACATCTGCGAGAACGGCATCAAGCACGTCACCTGGGAGATGACGCACAAGCGCGTCGGCAAGGAGTTCTTCGCCGAGCACTCGGTGACAGAGCTGTCGCAGTGGACCGATTTCGCTCTCGAAGACGCCGGTCGCCTCGTCGGTCCGATGGTCTACGACGCCGCCAGCGACCACTACGTGCCGATCTCGTGGAACGACGCCTTCCGCCTCATCGCCGAGCAGATCACCGCTCTCGACTCCCCCGACCAGGCGGCGTTCTACACCTCGGGGCGACTCAGCAACGAAGCGTCGTTCCTCTACCAGCTGTTCGCGCGCGAGCTCGGCACGAACAACCTCCCCGACTGCTCGAACATGTGCCACGAGGGCTCGGGGCGCGGGCTCACGGCATCCCTCGCCACCCCCAAGGGCACCGCCGACCTCGAAGACTGGGAGACCTGCGACGCCCTCTTCGTGCTCGGTGTGAACGCGGCTTCCAACGCTCCGCGCATGCTCACGAGCCTTGCCGAGGCGATCGACCGCGGCGCACAGGTGGTGCACGTCAACACGCTGCGCGAGGTCGCCGGCACGCGCACGATCGTGCCGCACGAGATCGTCGACATGGCGACGTTCCACAGCACGCCGACCAGCACGATGAACCTGCAGGTTCGCCCGGGCGGCGACCTCGCTCTCGTGCGCGGCATGGCGAAGGTCGTGTTCGAGGCGTCCGAGACCGACCCGAGCGCCCTCGACCAGGCCTTCCTCGATCAGTACACGACCGGGCTCGATGAGTACCGCGCTCTGGTCGAAGCGACCCCGTGGGACCAGCTCGTCGAACAGGCGGGGCTCACCGAAGCCGAGATCCGCGGGGCGGCCGACGTCTATCTCAGCGCCGACCGGACGGTCATCAGCTGGTGTCTGGGTGTGAGCCAGCACCAGCACGGCGTCGACACCGTGCGCGAGATCGTCAACCTGCTCCTGCTGCGCGGCAACGTGGGACGAAAGGGCACCGGACCCTCGCCGGTGCGCGGCCACAGCAACGTGCAGGGCAACCGCACGTGCGGCATCAACCACAAGCCCACCGAGCAGTGGCTCGCGAAGCTCGACGAGGTGTGCGGCATCACCTCGCCGCGAGAGCCCGGCCTCGACACCGTGCACACGGTGGCTGCGCTGCACCGGGGCGATCTGAAGGTGTTCGTCGGCATGGGCGGCAACTTCGTCCGGGCTGCTCCCGACACGAAGCTCACCGCCGAGGGCATGGGCCGCTGCGAGCTGACCGTCCACGTGAGCACCAAGCTCAACCGCAGCCACCTCACCCACGGCAAGCAGGCCCTCATCCTCCCGTGCCTCGGCCGCACCGAGCGTGACGTGCAAGAGGCAGGCCCCCAGTCGATCTCGACCGAGGATGCCATGAGCTCCGTCATGCTCTCGCTCGGCTCCCGCAAGCCCGCGTCTCCGCACCTGCTGAGCGAGCCCGAGATCATCGCGCGCATCGCTCGCGCCACCATGCCCCACTCGGCGACGCCGTGGGAGTGGTACGTGGGCGACTACGACCGTATCCGCGACACCATGGCGAAGGTGCTGCCCGGGTTCGAGGGCTTCAACGAGCTCGTGCGCCAGCAGTACGGCTTCCGCATCCCGCAGCCGGCCCGCGAGCGCGACTTCCGGACGCCGTCGGGCAAGGCGGAGTTCTCGGATGCCGAGCTGCCGAACGTCATCCCCGAAGAGGCCGACGTGCTGGTGCTGCAGACCATGCGCTCCCACGACCAGTGGAACACCACGATCTACTCGGCCGACGACCGGTACCGGGGCGTCCGCAACATCCGCGAGCTGGTGTTCATGCACCGCCGAGACATGAAGGACCGCGGCATCGCCGAGGGCGACCTCGTCGACATCGTCGCGACCTCGCGCGACGGCTCGGTGCGCAGCGTCACGGGCTTCCGCGCGCTCGAGTACGACACCCCGCGCGGCAGCGCCGCCGGGTACTTCCCCGAGCTCAACGTGCTGCTCGGCCCCGACGACTACAGCCGCCAGAGCGACCAGCCGCTGATGAAAGACATCCGGGTCCGCATCGCGAAGACCGCGAGTTGA
- a CDS encoding AAA family ATPase, whose product MTSPVPHRLRERIELHLFRNLAAAALRHIPLILCIEGEPGSGKTFAVDAVAGDSGVKVFSIAGDQLESPNAGYPAQLIRDTYREAGEALRGGALGAALVIHDIDTALGSWGANVQYTMNRQMVNNALMNLSDSPTIVEGFDTRRVPIILTGNDFSLLHAPVMRTGRSDLFRWEPTVAERTFVVADILPAGLEGLAEVLVTNHPTQPVSFFADAVAFAQNTSLSDAIAKRSLTELLALIRDGHDPIVPPPTVESILRSAEVLASSRRDSKEAL is encoded by the coding sequence ATGACGTCCCCGGTGCCACACCGCCTGCGTGAGCGGATCGAGCTGCATCTTTTCCGCAACCTCGCCGCCGCCGCGCTGCGACACATCCCACTCATCCTCTGCATCGAGGGCGAGCCGGGAAGCGGCAAGACCTTCGCGGTCGACGCGGTCGCCGGCGACTCTGGGGTGAAAGTCTTCTCGATCGCGGGGGACCAACTTGAGAGCCCGAATGCCGGGTACCCCGCTCAACTCATTCGGGACACGTACCGAGAGGCGGGCGAAGCGCTCAGGGGCGGAGCACTCGGTGCCGCCCTGGTCATCCACGACATCGACACCGCGCTCGGGAGCTGGGGCGCCAACGTCCAGTACACGATGAACCGACAGATGGTCAACAACGCCCTCATGAACCTGTCGGACTCTCCGACCATCGTGGAGGGTTTTGACACCCGCCGGGTCCCCATCATCCTCACCGGCAACGACTTCTCGCTTCTCCACGCGCCCGTCATGCGCACGGGTCGCTCCGACCTCTTCCGCTGGGAACCGACTGTCGCGGAGAGAACGTTCGTCGTGGCGGACATCCTCCCGGCAGGGCTCGAAGGCCTCGCCGAGGTGCTCGTCACGAACCACCCCACGCAGCCCGTTTCCTTCTTCGCGGATGCCGTCGCCTTCGCGCAGAACACGTCGTTGTCGGATGCGATAGCAAAGCGCTCCCTCACGGAACTCCTCGCGCTCATCCGAGATGGACACGATCCGATCGTTCCACCGCCGACGGTCGAATCGATTCTTCGCAGCGCCGAGGTGCTCGCTTCGAGTCGACGAGACAGCAAGGAGGCCCTGTGA
- a CDS encoding FAD-dependent monooxygenase gives MTSTCAIVGGGPAGLVLGLLLARSGIRVTVQA, from the coding sequence ATGACGTCGACGTGCGCCATCGTCGGCGGCGGACCCGCGGGGCTGGTGCTCGGACTTCTGCTCGCGCGGAGTGGCATCCGGGTCACGGTTCAAGCGTGA
- the purL gene encoding phosphoribosylformylglycinamidine synthase subunit PurL, with amino-acid sequence MPVRPLRFLELSRVTTPNPAARTALADTVENAIATPEKDQPYGALGLKSDEYAKIREILGRRPTSGELAMYSVMWSEHCSYKSSKIYLRQFGQKVSDEMKTRLMVGMGQNAGVVDVGDGWAVTFKVESHNHPSYIEPFQGAATGVGGIVRDIISMGARPVAVMDQLRFGAIDHPDTPRVVHGVTSGISFYGNCLGLPNIGGETVFDAVYQGNPLVNALAVGVMRHEDIKLANATGVGNKVVLFGARTGGDGIGGASILASDTFADGGPTKRPAVQVGDPFAEKVLIECCLELYKGDLVEAIQDLGAAGISCATSELAANGNSGMRVELSKVLLRDPSLTPEEILMSESQERMMAIVAPEKLDAFLAVVGKWDVETSVLGEVTGDGRLVIDWYGERIVDVDPSTVAVDGPVYERPVAYPTWIDALNDDTAATLPRASDAETLREQFTTLVASPNLADTSWITNQYDYYVLGNTALSFPDDAGMIRVDEETGLGFAIATDCNGRYNQLDPYNGAKLALAEAYRNVAVTGAVPTAVTDCLNFGSPENPEVMWQFSQAVEGLSDGCLELGIPVTGGNVSFYNQTGDQPIHPTPVVGVLGIIDDVAARIPSGWQDAGENLYLLGVTADELDGSQWAGTIHDHLGGRPPKVDLAQERKLAELLQAAGSQSLVSSAHDLSSGGLAQALAEGVMRFGVGARVWLTELMERDGVDATAALFSESTGRVLVSVPREEDVKFRGLCDGRGYPVLRIGVTDVEPGTEASLEIQDVFTVPVAELRRLSTETLPAVFGPTVAEPVA; translated from the coding sequence ATGCCCGTCCGGCCCCTGCGATTCTTGGAGCTCAGCCGCGTGACCACCCCGAACCCCGCCGCCCGCACAGCTCTTGCTGACACCGTCGAGAACGCCATCGCGACGCCCGAGAAGGATCAGCCGTACGGCGCCCTGGGCCTCAAGAGCGACGAATACGCGAAGATCCGCGAAATCCTGGGCCGCCGCCCCACCAGCGGCGAGCTGGCGATGTACTCGGTCATGTGGAGCGAGCACTGCTCCTACAAGTCGAGCAAGATCTACCTCCGTCAGTTCGGCCAGAAGGTCAGCGACGAGATGAAGACCCGGCTCATGGTCGGCATGGGGCAGAACGCCGGCGTCGTCGACGTGGGCGACGGCTGGGCGGTCACCTTCAAGGTCGAGTCGCACAACCACCCGAGCTACATCGAGCCCTTCCAGGGCGCGGCCACCGGCGTCGGCGGCATCGTGCGCGACATCATCTCGATGGGCGCGCGCCCGGTCGCGGTCATGGACCAGCTGCGCTTCGGCGCGATCGACCACCCCGACACCCCGCGCGTGGTCCACGGCGTCACCAGCGGCATCTCGTTCTACGGCAACTGCCTGGGCCTGCCGAACATCGGCGGCGAGACGGTGTTCGACGCCGTCTACCAGGGCAACCCGCTCGTCAACGCCCTCGCTGTGGGCGTCATGCGCCACGAAGACATCAAGCTCGCCAACGCCACCGGTGTGGGAAACAAAGTCGTGCTGTTCGGTGCCCGCACGGGCGGCGACGGCATCGGTGGCGCGAGCATCCTGGCATCCGACACCTTCGCCGACGGCGGCCCCACCAAGCGTCCCGCGGTGCAGGTGGGCGACCCGTTCGCCGAGAAGGTGCTCATCGAGTGCTGCCTCGAGCTCTACAAGGGCGACCTCGTCGAGGCCATCCAAGACCTCGGGGCCGCGGGCATCTCGTGCGCCACGAGCGAGCTCGCCGCCAACGGCAACAGCGGCATGAGGGTCGAACTCTCGAAGGTGCTGCTGCGCGACCCGTCGCTCACGCCCGAAGAGATCCTCATGTCGGAGTCGCAGGAGCGGATGATGGCGATCGTGGCTCCCGAGAAGCTCGACGCCTTCCTCGCGGTCGTCGGCAAGTGGGACGTCGAGACGAGCGTGCTCGGCGAGGTCACGGGCGACGGCCGCCTCGTCATCGACTGGTACGGCGAGCGCATCGTCGACGTCGACCCCTCGACGGTCGCCGTCGACGGCCCCGTCTATGAGCGTCCCGTCGCCTACCCGACGTGGATCGACGCGCTGAACGACGACACCGCCGCGACACTTCCCCGGGCGTCGGATGCCGAGACCCTCCGCGAGCAGTTCACGACGCTGGTGGCGAGCCCCAACCTCGCCGACACCTCGTGGATCACGAACCAGTACGACTACTACGTGCTCGGCAACACCGCGCTGAGCTTCCCCGACGACGCCGGCATGATCCGCGTCGACGAGGAGACGGGTCTCGGCTTCGCGATCGCGACCGACTGCAACGGCCGCTACAACCAGCTCGACCCCTACAACGGCGCGAAGCTGGCGCTGGCCGAGGCGTACCGCAACGTCGCCGTCACAGGTGCCGTGCCTACCGCGGTGACCGACTGCCTGAACTTCGGCAGCCCCGAGAACCCCGAGGTCATGTGGCAGTTCAGCCAGGCCGTCGAGGGTCTGAGCGATGGATGCCTCGAGCTCGGCATCCCCGTCACGGGCGGCAACGTCTCGTTCTACAACCAGACCGGCGACCAGCCGATCCACCCGACCCCGGTGGTCGGTGTGCTCGGCATCATCGACGACGTCGCAGCCCGCATCCCGAGCGGATGGCAGGATGCCGGCGAGAACCTCTACCTGCTCGGCGTCACCGCCGACGAGCTCGACGGCTCGCAGTGGGCGGGCACCATCCACGACCACCTCGGCGGTCGCCCGCCGAAGGTCGACCTCGCGCAGGAGCGCAAGCTCGCCGAGCTGCTCCAGGCCGCGGGGTCGCAGTCACTCGTCTCGAGCGCTCACGACCTGTCGTCGGGTGGTCTCGCCCAGGCCCTCGCCGAGGGCGTCATGCGCTTCGGCGTCGGCGCGCGCGTGTGGCTCACCGAACTCATGGAGCGTGACGGAGTGGATGCCACGGCCGCACTGTTCAGCGAGTCCACCGGGCGCGTGCTGGTGAGCGTTCCCCGCGAGGAAGACGTGAAGTTCCGCGGCCTCTGCGATGGCCGCGGATACCCGGTGCTCCGCATCGGCGTGACCGACGTCGAGCCCGGCACCGAGGCATCCCTGGAGATCCAGGATGTCTTCACGGTGCCCGTCGCGGAGCTGCGTCGCCTGTCGACCGAGACGCTCCCCGCGGTCTTCGGTCCGACGGTCGCCGAGCCGGTGGCCTGA
- a CDS encoding DUF3253 domain-containing protein — translation MASIRELLAARDADKTICPSEAARAVGGDDWRDLMQPARDAAHELVGLGEVEVTQKGEVVDVMTARGPVRIRRKR, via the coding sequence GTGGCATCCATTCGCGAACTGCTCGCGGCTCGGGATGCCGATAAGACGATCTGTCCGTCGGAGGCCGCCCGCGCGGTGGGCGGCGACGACTGGCGCGACCTCATGCAGCCCGCGCGGGACGCGGCGCACGAGCTGGTCGGTCTCGGCGAGGTCGAGGTGACGCAGAAGGGCGAGGTCGTCGACGTGATGACGGCACGGGGTCCGGTGCGGATCCGCCGGAAGCGCTGA
- a CDS encoding YqjF family protein, with product MDTERHAPDLPGRAVIAQRWNRAVFVHWRVDPAEVAPLLPAGTRPDVHDGSAWVGLVPFALSEFRFLPLPPVPLLGTFTEINVRTYAVDDEGRRGVVFRTLEAEHLAPVLAARALFGLPYRWARAGVRTDGARIEFRSRRHGGRHPGTRVRATRGTDTVDTPLSRFLTARWGFHERHLGRTIWAANAHEPWPLVEARLDALDDDLVADAGFPQLAGRAPDSMLAMPAGHPGFVTRFTAARAIR from the coding sequence GTGGACACCGAACGACACGCCCCCGACCTGCCCGGCCGCGCGGTCATCGCGCAGCGGTGGAATCGCGCGGTGTTCGTGCACTGGCGGGTCGACCCGGCCGAGGTCGCGCCGCTCCTGCCGGCCGGAACCCGCCCCGACGTTCACGACGGTTCCGCGTGGGTGGGTCTCGTGCCGTTCGCGCTGAGCGAGTTCCGCTTCCTGCCGCTTCCGCCGGTGCCCCTCCTCGGCACCTTCACCGAGATCAACGTCCGCACCTACGCCGTCGACGACGAGGGACGCCGCGGGGTCGTGTTCCGCACCCTCGAGGCCGAGCATCTCGCGCCGGTCCTCGCCGCCCGCGCGCTGTTCGGCCTGCCGTATCGGTGGGCGCGAGCGGGGGTACGCACCGACGGCGCGCGAATCGAGTTCCGGTCGCGGCGCCACGGGGGTCGGCATCCCGGAACCCGCGTGCGCGCGACACGGGGCACCGACACCGTCGACACTCCGCTGTCGCGCTTCCTGACCGCCCGATGGGGCTTCCACGAGCGCCACCTGGGCCGCACGATCTGGGCCGCGAACGCCCACGAGCCGTGGCCGCTCGTCGAGGCCCGGCTCGACGCGCTCGACGATGACCTCGTCGCGGATGCCGGGTTCCCTCAGCTCGCCGGTCGCGCGCCCGACTCGATGCTGGCGATGCCGGCCGGGCACCCGGGTTTCGTCACCAGGTTCACGGCCGCGCGCGCGATCCGCTGA
- a CDS encoding glycine betaine ABC transporter substrate-binding protein, with amino-acid sequence MNKRHLTSALALGAVSALALAGCASGNQAEGGSGGDDSKGTITLGFLPSWTDGLSTAYLLEDQLGKLGYTVEMQTLTEAGPLYAGLAQGDVDIYPSAWPELTHAEYMKKYGDSIEDLGAYYDNAKLTIAVPSYVDIDSIDQLKDNAARFDGKIYGIEPGAGLTKQTQEVAMPGYGLDGLELVTSSTAAMLTELDNAIAAQKDIAVTLWRPFWANDAYDVKDLEDPQGLMGKPEALHFLATSGFKEKYPDAAELIAGIQLDDEQYGSLEDLVVNEYGEGKEPEAVQAWLEQNPGAFSTQR; translated from the coding sequence ATGAACAAGCGACACCTCACCAGTGCCCTCGCCCTCGGTGCCGTCAGCGCCCTCGCTCTCGCCGGCTGCGCCAGCGGCAACCAGGCCGAAGGCGGCTCGGGCGGCGACGACAGCAAGGGCACCATCACGCTCGGCTTCCTGCCCTCGTGGACCGACGGCCTCAGCACCGCCTACCTGCTCGAGGACCAGCTCGGCAAGCTCGGCTACACCGTCGAGATGCAGACCCTCACGGAGGCGGGTCCGCTGTACGCCGGCCTCGCGCAGGGTGACGTCGACATCTACCCGTCGGCATGGCCCGAGCTCACGCACGCCGAGTACATGAAGAAGTACGGCGACAGCATCGAAGACCTCGGCGCCTACTACGACAACGCCAAGCTCACGATCGCGGTGCCCAGCTACGTCGACATCGACTCGATCGACCAGCTCAAAGACAACGCGGCGCGCTTCGACGGCAAGATCTACGGCATCGAGCCGGGAGCGGGTCTGACCAAGCAGACGCAGGAGGTCGCGATGCCCGGTTACGGTCTCGACGGCCTCGAGCTCGTGACCTCGTCGACCGCGGCGATGCTCACCGAGCTCGACAACGCCATCGCGGCGCAGAAGGACATCGCCGTCACCCTGTGGCGTCCCTTCTGGGCGAACGACGCGTACGACGTGAAGGACCTCGAGGACCCCCAGGGCCTGATGGGCAAGCCCGAGGCCCTGCACTTCCTCGCCACCTCGGGCTTCAAAGAGAAGTACCCGGATGCCGCCGAGCTCATCGCCGGCATCCAGCTCGACGACGAGCAGTACGGATCCCTCGAAGACCTCGTGGTCAACGAGTACGGCGAGGGCAAGGAGCCCGAGGCCGTGCAGGCCTGGCTCGAGCAGAACCCCGGCGCGTTCTCGACGCAGCGCTGA
- a CDS encoding glycine betaine/L-proline ABC transporter ATP-binding protein gives MTHPPALAPQTPATPALAAKNLFKIFGRSPQAAVEKLRSGARREEIADHGTAAVIDASFEVQPGEIFVIMGLSGSGKSTIIRMLNGLHEATAGTVEVKGDALTGVGPSRLRSLRRERLAMVFQHFALLPHRTVAANVAYPLELRGVGKTERLAKADEILSLVGLEGWGDKLPSALSGGMQQRVGIARALAADTDILLMDEAFSALDPLIRREMQEQLIELQRTLKKTIVFITHDLNEAMFLGDRIAVMRDGRIVQIGTPEDILTDPANDYVEQFVQDVDRARVLTAGNVMERPRPRVDASAGPRTALRQMRDAYMSAVYVTDRDRKPLGIITDRDAMKLVRAGESSLASKLRPLPQSVREDDVLMNLFVPSVESPLPLAVLDAEGRLAGVIPRVTLLAALGPGPSSTEEITVLPQPLPSAEIDAVLEAPVAASETEGVR, from the coding sequence GTGACACATCCGCCTGCCCTCGCGCCGCAGACTCCCGCGACGCCGGCTCTAGCCGCGAAGAACCTGTTCAAGATCTTCGGCCGCTCTCCCCAGGCCGCCGTCGAGAAGCTCCGCTCCGGCGCGCGTCGCGAGGAGATCGCCGACCACGGGACCGCCGCCGTCATCGACGCGAGCTTCGAGGTCCAACCCGGCGAGATCTTCGTCATCATGGGGCTCTCCGGCTCCGGCAAGTCCACGATCATCCGCATGCTGAACGGCCTGCACGAGGCGACCGCCGGCACCGTCGAGGTGAAGGGCGACGCCCTCACCGGCGTCGGCCCCTCGCGTCTGCGGTCTCTGCGCCGCGAGCGCCTCGCCATGGTGTTCCAGCACTTCGCGCTCCTCCCGCACCGCACGGTGGCCGCGAACGTCGCCTACCCGCTCGAGCTCCGCGGCGTCGGCAAGACCGAGCGCCTCGCGAAGGCCGACGAGATCCTCTCCCTTGTGGGACTCGAAGGATGGGGCGACAAGCTCCCCTCGGCCCTGTCGGGCGGCATGCAGCAGCGCGTCGGCATCGCCCGCGCGCTCGCCGCCGACACCGACATTTTGCTGATGGATGAGGCGTTCAGCGCCCTCGATCCGCTCATCCGCCGCGAGATGCAGGAACAGCTCATCGAGCTGCAGCGCACGCTGAAGAAGACCATCGTCTTCATCACCCACGACCTCAACGAGGCGATGTTCCTCGGCGACCGCATCGCCGTCATGCGCGACGGACGCATCGTGCAGATCGGCACGCCCGAAGACATCCTCACCGACCCCGCCAACGACTACGTCGAGCAGTTCGTGCAGGACGTCGACCGTGCCCGGGTGCTCACCGCCGGCAACGTCATGGAGCGTCCGCGTCCGCGCGTCGACGCCTCGGCCGGTCCGCGCACCGCGCTGCGGCAGATGCGCGACGCCTACATGTCGGCCGTGTACGTCACCGACCGCGACCGCAAGCCGCTCGGCATCATCACGGATCGGGATGCCATGAAGCTGGTCCGCGCGGGCGAGAGCTCGCTCGCGTCGAAGCTGCGTCCGCTGCCGCAGAGCGTCCGCGAGGACGACGTGCTGATGAACCTGTTCGTCCCCTCGGTCGAATCGCCCCTGCCACTCGCCGTGCTCGACGCGGAGGGACGCCTGGCCGGCGTCATCCCGCGTGTCACGCTGCTCGCCGCCCTCGGCCCCGGCCCCAGCTCCACGGAGGAGATCACCGTGCTCCCGCAGCCCCTGCCCTCCGCCGAGATCGACGCGGTGCTCGAGGCCCCGGTCGCGGCCTCCGAGACCGAGGGGGTGCGCTGA
- a CDS encoding chorismate mutase: MTDADPTTILQNLRGSIDNIDAALIFLLAERFRCTKQVGVLKAKHGMPASDPAREEQQIARLMRLAEDADLDPAFAEKWFNFVVAEVIRHHRSAAAHPAD, from the coding sequence ATGACGGACGCCGACCCCACGACGATCCTGCAGAACCTGCGGGGCAGCATCGACAACATCGACGCCGCGCTCATCTTCCTGCTTGCCGAACGCTTCCGGTGCACCAAGCAGGTCGGCGTGCTCAAGGCGAAGCACGGGATGCCGGCATCCGACCCCGCTCGCGAGGAGCAGCAGATCGCGCGCCTCATGCGACTCGCCGAGGACGCCGATCTCGACCCGGCCTTCGCCGAGAAGTGGTTCAACTTCGTCGTGGCGGAGGTCATCCGTCACCACCGCTCGGCCGCCGCGCACCCCGCGGACTGA
- a CDS encoding AI-2E family transporter: MSRSTRPDPTAEGADAGESTSRDRPVWSAISRPYAAGFFLTLGGLTAILLGLALSSLSTVLIYIAIALFVALALDPLVRMLVRRGISRAWSIVIVFGGLAVILAAALWLLIPPVVRQVEQFVGDIPTFVNDLISSDAVRWVEANFGDSLGDVLKEVQSFVTNPTNIAAIGGGLLQVGITIGTFVSGAIIVLVLSLYFLAALPKMKNSLVRLTPARSRATVSDMTGQITDSVGGYLAGMVVLALCNAVFAFIVLTILQQPFAALLAALAFGITLIPLVGSVLFWAVATVFTLIVSPTSGLIFAIVYLVYMQVEAYLLTPRVMNRTISVPGSLVVIGALVGGTLLGLLGALVAIPVTASVLLIIKQIVIPRQDAKK, from the coding sequence ATGAGCCGATCGACGCGTCCCGACCCGACTGCCGAAGGCGCCGACGCCGGCGAATCCACCTCGCGCGACCGTCCCGTCTGGTCCGCGATCTCACGGCCCTACGCGGCGGGCTTCTTCCTGACCCTCGGCGGCCTCACCGCGATCCTTCTCGGGCTCGCGCTCTCGAGTCTGTCGACCGTGCTCATCTACATCGCGATCGCGCTTTTCGTGGCTCTCGCGCTCGATCCCCTGGTGCGCATGCTCGTGCGCCGCGGGATCTCCCGCGCGTGGTCGATCGTCATCGTGTTCGGCGGCCTCGCCGTCATCCTGGCCGCGGCGCTGTGGTTGCTGATCCCACCGGTCGTCCGGCAGGTCGAGCAGTTCGTCGGCGACATCCCGACCTTCGTCAACGATCTCATCAGCAGCGACGCCGTCCGCTGGGTCGAGGCGAATTTCGGCGACAGCCTGGGCGACGTGCTCAAAGAGGTGCAGAGTTTCGTCACCAACCCGACGAACATCGCGGCCATCGGCGGCGGCCTTCTGCAGGTCGGCATCACGATCGGCACCTTCGTCTCGGGAGCGATCATCGTGCTCGTGCTGAGCCTGTACTTCTTGGCAGCCCTGCCGAAGATGAAGAACAGCCTCGTTCGGCTGACTCCCGCCCGCAGCCGCGCGACGGTCTCCGACATGACCGGACAGATCACCGACTCGGTCGGTGGCTACCTGGCCGGCATGGTGGTCCTCGCCCTGTGCAACGCCGTGTTCGCGTTCATCGTGCTGACGATCCTGCAGCAGCCCTTCGCGGCCCTGCTCGCCGCGCTCGCGTTCGGCATCACGCTCATCCCGCTCGTCGGCTCGGTGCTGTTCTGGGCGGTCGCGACGGTCTTCACGTTGATCGTGAGCCCGACCTCCGGACTCATCTTCGCGATCGTCTACCTCGTCTACATGCAGGTCGAGGCATATCTCCTCACGCCCCGCGTGATGAACCGGACGATCTCGGTGCCCGGCTCGCTCGTGGTGATCGGCGCGCTCGTCGGCGGAACGCTCCTCGGCCTGCTCGGTGCCCTGGTCGCGATCCCCGTGACGGCCTCGGTCCTGCTGATCATCAAGCAGATCGTCATCCCGCGACAGGATGCTAAGAAGTAG